The window GGAAGGCTTTCGTTTTACCACTAAACTATACCCGCAACTTCTTGCTTCCTAATGGCGCGAGACGGAATCGAACCGCCGACACAAGGAGCTTCAATCCTTTGCTCTACCAACTGAGCTATCGAGCCATTACGGTCCCTACCGGATTCGGACCGGTGATCTCCTCCGTGACAGGGAGGCGTGATAACCCCTACACCAAGGGACCATATTGCGGGAACAGGATTTGAACCTATGACCTTCGGGTTATGAGCCCGACGAGCTACCAGACTGCTCCATCCCGCGATTTTTTTATATAAAAAAAGCCAAGATCCTATGGACCTTGTAGGACTCGAACCTACGACCCGACGGTTATGAGCCGTCTGCTCTAACCAACTGAGCTAAAGGTCCAAGCTTACCTCTATAGCGGCGGGGGGGATCGAACCCTCGACCTCCCGGGTATGAACCGGACGCTCTAGCCAGCTGAGCTACACCGCCATCCTGTAACTTCCTTTTTAAGCTACAATCGGGAAGACAGGATTCGAACCTGCGACCCCCTGGTCCCAAACCAGGTGCTCTACCAAACTGAGCCACTTCCCGAAGTGTGCACCCTGAAGGATTTGAACCTTCAACCTTCTGATTCGTAGTCAGACACTCTATCCAGTTGCGCTAAGGGTGCATCATTATATGCCGAGGACCGGAATCGAACCGGTACGGTTGTCACCAACCGCGGGATTTTAAGTCCCGTGCGTCTGCCAGTTCCGCCACCCCGGCATGATAATGATAAGCGGAAGACGGGATTCGAACCCGCGACCCCCACCATGGCAAGGTGATGTTCTACCACTGAACTACTTCCGCATTTTTTATTCAATTTTTATGCCGATTAAAGGACTCGAACCTTCGACCCCCTGTTTACAAGACAGATGCTCTACCAACTGAGCTAAATCGGCATGGTACGGGTGGTGGGACTTGAACCCACACGTCCGAAAACACTAGAACCTAAATCTAGCGCGTCTGCCAATTCCGCCACACCCGCTTGAGTTTTTCTGGGCCAATGAGTCGTGGCAGGCTCGAACTGCCGACCCTCTGATTAAAAGTCAGATGCTCTACCAACTGAGCTAACGACTCAATGGAGGATACAGGGCTCGAACCTGTGACCTCCTGCTTGTAAGGCAGATGCTCTCCCAGCTGAGCTAATCCTCCATTTAGCACGGCGACTGCCTACCCTCGCAGGCAGTTTCCCACCAACTACTCTCGGCGTTAAGAAGCTTAACTTCTGTGTTCGGCATGGGAACAGGTGTATCCTTCTTGCCATCGCCACCGTACTCTTTCTGAGCTTTTACACTCAAAACTGAATATAATCTTCCGCTCTAAACCTTTGAGCTTTGGTCAAGTGCTCGACTGATTAGTACTAGTCCGCTCCACATATCGCTATGCTTCCACTCCTAGCCTATCTACCTCATCGTCTTTAAGGTGTCTTACTGCTTACGCATCGGAAATCTCATCTTGAGGGGGGCTTCGCACTTAGATGCTTTCAGCGCTTATCCCTTCCATACATAGCTACCCAGCGATGCCTTTGGCAAGACAACTGGTACACCAGCGGTATGTCCATCCCGGTCCTCTCGTACTAAGGACAGCTCCTCTCAAATTTCCTACGCCCACGACGGATAGGGACCGAACTGTCTCACGACGTTCTGAACCCAGCTCGCGTGCCGCTTTAATGGGCGAACAGCCCAACCCTTGGGACCGACTTCAGCCCCAGGATGCGACGAGCCGACATCGAGGTGCCAAACCTCCCCGTCGATGTGAACTCTTGGGGGAGATAAGCCTGTTATCCCCAGGGTAGCTTTTATCCGTTGAGTGATGGCCTTTCCATGCAGTACCACCAGATCACTAAGCCCGACTTTCGTCCCTGCTCGAGGTGTACCTCTCGCAGTCAAGCTCCCTTATACCTTTACACTCTGCGAATGATTTCCAACCATTCTGAGGGAACCTTTGGGCGCCTCCGTTACATTTTAGGAGGCGACCGCCCCAGTCAAACTGCCCACCTGACACTGTCCTCCAGAACGCTCAGCTCTGCGAGTTAGAGGATCCATCAAACAAGGGTAGTATCCCAACATTGCCTCCAGTAAGACTAGCGTCCTACTTTCTCTGGCTCCTACCTATCCTGTACATGTTTAACAAATACTCAATATCAAGCTACAGTAAAGCTCCATGGGGTCTTTCCGTCCTGTCGCGGGTAACCCGCATCTTCACGGGTATTATAATTTCACCGAGTCTCTCGTTGAGACAGTGCCCAAATCATTACACCTTTCGTGCAGGTCGGAACTTACCCGACAAGGAATTTCGCTACCTTAGGACCGTTATAGTTACGGCCGCCGTTTACTGGGGCTTCAATTCAAACCTTCGCTTGCGCTAAGCTCTCCTCTTAACCTTCCAGCACCGGGCAGGTGTCAGCACCTATACGTCATCTTACGATTTTGCAGATACCTGTGTTTTTGATAAACAGTTGTTTGGGCCTATTCACTGCGGCTGATCTTTTACCATCAGCACCCCTTCTCCCGAAGTTACGGGGTCATTTTGCCGAGTTCCTTAACGAGAGTTCTCTCGCTCACCTGAGTGTTCTCCACTCGACTACCTGTGTCGGTTTGCGGTACGGGTAAAATTGCTCTGGCTAGAAGCTTTTCTTGGCAGTGTGACATCATGACCTTCGCTACTTTAATTTTGCTCCGCATCACAGCTTGATTTCTTTAGACAAGCATTTGACTCATCTTTCTTCTTACTGCTTGCACATGTATTTCCAGCAACATGCGTCATTAGCCTCCTGCGTCCCTCCTTTGCTCATATCGAACAATTTCAGTACAGGAATCTCTACCTGTTGTCCATCGGCTACGCCTCTCGGCCTTACCTTAGGTCCCGACTTACCCTGGGCGGACGAGCCTGCCCCAGGAAACCTTAGTCTTTCGGCGGATAGGATTCTCACCTATCTTTCGCTACTCATACCGGCATTCTCACTTCTAAGCGCTCCATTAGTCCTCTCGATCTAACTTCTCCGCACTTAGAACGCTCTCCTACCACGCATATCCTTTGATATGCATCCACAGTTTCGGTACTATGCTTAGCCCCGGTACATTTTCGGCGCAGCGTCACTCGACTAGTGAGCTATTACGCACTCTTTAAATGGTGGCTGCTTCTAAGCCAACATCCTAGTTGTCTACGCAACTCCACATCCTTTTCCACTTAGCATAGATTTGGGGACCTTAACTGGTGATCTGGGCTGTTTCCCTTTCGACTACGGATCTTATCACTCGCAGTCTGACTCCCGTGCATTGATATCTGGCATTCGGAGTTTATCTGGATTCAGTAACCCCTGACGGGCCCCTAGTCCAAACAGCGCTCTACCTCCATTATCATTCACACGAGGCTAGCCCTAAAGCTATTTCGGAGAGAACCAGCTATCTCCAAGTTCGTTTGGAATTTCACCGCTACCCACAACTCATCCCCGCGATTTTTAACTCACGTGGGTTCGGTCCTCCAGCGTGTTTTACCACGCCTTCAACCTGGTCATGGGTAGGTCACTTGGTTTCGGGTCTACGTCATGATACTCTCTCGCCCTCTTCAGACTCGCTTTCGCTCCGGCTCCGTCTTTTCTGACTTAACCTTGCACCATAACGTAACTCGCCGGTTCATTCTACAAAAGGCACGCCATTACACTTTAATGTGCTTTGACTACTTGTAGGCACACGGTTTCAGGTTCTCTTTCACTCCCCTTCCGGGGTTCTTTTCACCTTTCCCTCACGGTACTGGTTCACTATCGGTCACTAGTTAGTATTTAGCCTTGCGAGATGGTCCTCGCGGTTTCAATCGGGATTCCTCGTGTCCCGACCTACTCAGGATCCTGCTAAGTCTCTCTGCAATTTCGCTTACGGGGCTCTCACCCTCTCTGGCTTATCTTTCCAGATAATTCTGCTATCGCTTCAAGTGCTTTCCTGCAGTCCTACTACCCCAACTGGCAAGCCAGCTGGTTTGGGCTCTTTCCTGTTCGCTCGCCGCTACTTGGGAAATCGATTTTTCTTTCTCTTCCTGCAGCTACTTAGATGTTTCAGTTCACTGCGTCTTCCTTCAACAGCCTTAACAGCTCTTGATAATACCTCCCGGTATTGGGTTCCCCCATTCGGATATCTCCGGATCATTGCTTACTTACTGCTCCCCGAAGCCTTTCGTGGTTCGTCACGTCCTTCATCGGCTTCTAGTGCCTAGGCATTCACCATGCGCCCTTTTCTACTTGACCTATTTCAAGTTGAGTTTCTCTCTCTTCTCGGTCGCTCTTCAATCTGTTTTTTCGATTGTCTCGGTTTTTTGCTTTAGATTATATTCAGTTTTCAATGTACTAGCTCTCTGAGGTATTACCCTCAAAACTAAACAAAGTTTCTCAGTGTGCTTCCGCTTGGCTTTCTCGATGACTTCTCTTTAGTGCTCTCGCACTCTCCATCATCTTTCGCCTTCCTTAGAAAGGAGGTGATCCAGCCGCAGGTTCTCCTACGGCTACCTTGTTACGACTTCACCCTAATCATCTGTCCTACCTTAGACGGCTGACTCCTATAAAGGTTATCCCACCGGCTTTGGGTGTTACAGACTCTCATGGTGTGACGGGCGGTGTGTACAAGGCCCGGGAACGTATTCACCGCGGCGTGCTGATCCGCGATTACTAGCGATTCCAGCTTCGTGTAGGCGAGTTGCAGCCTACAGTCCGAACTGAGAACGGCTTTCAGAGATCCGCTTGCCTTCGCAGGTTCGCTTCTCGTTGTACCGTCCATTGTAGCACGTGTGTAGCCCAGGTCATAAGGGGCATGATGACTTGACGTCATCCCCACCTTCCTCCGGTTTGTCACCGGCAGTCTCATTAGAGTGCCCAACTTAATGATGGCAACTAATGACAAGGGTTGCGCTCGTTGCGGGACTTAACCCAACATCTCACGACACGAGCTGACGACAGCCATGCACCACCTGTCTCAGCGTCCCCGAAGGGAACACCTAATCTCTTAGGTTTGCACTGGATGTCAAGACCTGGTAAGGTTCTTCGCGTTGCTTCGAATTAAACCACATGCTCCACCGCTTGTGCGGGCCCCCGTCAATTCCTTTGAGTTTCAACCTTGCGGTCGTACTCCCCAGGCGGAGTGCTTAATGCGTTAGCTGCAGCACTGAGAGGCGGAAACCTCCCAACACTTAGCACTCATCGTTTACGGCATGGACTACCAGGGTATCTAATCCTGTTCGCTACCCATGCTTTCGAGCCTCAGCGTCAGTTGCAGACCAGAGAGCCGCCTTCGCCACTGGTGTTCTTCCATATATCTACGCATTCCACCGCTACACATGGAGTTCCACTCTCCTCTTCTGCACTCAAGTTCAACAGTTTCTGATGCAATTCTCCGGTTGAGCCGAAGGCTTTCACATCAGACTTATTGAACCGCCTGCACTCGCTTTACGCCCAATAAATCCGGACAACGCTTGCCACCTACGTATTACCGCGGCTGCTGGCACGTAGTTAGCCGTGACTTTCTAAGTAATTACCGTCAAATAAAGGCCAGTTACTACCTCTATCTTTCTTCACTACCAACAGAGCTTTACGAGCCGAAACCCTTCTTCACTCACGCGGCGTTGCTCCATCAGACTTGCGTCCATTGTGGAAGATTCCCTACTGCTGCCTCCCGTAGGAGTTTGGGCCGTGTCTCAGTCCCAATGTGGCCGATCAGTCTCTCAACTCGGCTATGCATCATTGCCTTGGTAAGCCGTTACCTTACCAACTAGCTAATGCACCGCAGGTCCATCCAAGAGTGATAGCAGAACCATCTTTTAAACTCTAGACATGCGTCTAGTGTTGTTATCCGGTATTAGCATCTGTTTCCAGGTGTTATCCCAGTCTCTTGGGCAGGTTACCCACGTGTTACTCACCCGTCCGCCGCTCGCTTGTATCTAGTTTCATCTGGTGCAAGCACCAAATTCATCTAGGCAAGCTCGCTCGACTTGCATGTATTAGGCACGCCGCCAGCGTTCGTCCTGAGCCAGGATCAAACTCTCATTTTCCTTCTTGAAAATGAGCTTTTTATCGTTTAGCTCTAAAACTTTCTTTGAGTTATCTCAAATTTATTGCTTGTGAATTGACTTCGCTTTTGTTTGGGATTTTTTATATCCCGCACACTTTCAGCGAAACTTTGTTCAGTTTTCAAGGTACTACCGTTGCCGTGTGACAACTTTTATATTATATCATGTCTCTTGAGCTTTGACAAGTTATTTTTCTTGCCCCTCATCTTTCTCAAATGACAGCTTTATAATATTATCATCTTTCTGCTCCCTTGACAAGCTCTTTGCTTGGCTTCCTGCCTCTGCTTCGCGCTTGCCTCAAACAGCATGTATTACTTTACAGACTTTTCTCCTTTTCGTCAACCCTTTTTTCTAAAAATTAGCAATATTTTTTTGGAGTGCTAATCTAGTGCTATCTTATCCTATGTCAAATAAAAAAAATGGTATTCCCACATCTTTTGATGTTTGAATACCATTTCCTTTTATATTTAAATTTTATTCACCAAATTTTGGTTCTTTAGTAATTACTTTCATACCATGCATGTATGGTTGTAATGCTTCGGGTACGTTTACAGTTCCATCTTCATTTTGGTAATTTTCTAAAATAGCTGCTACAGTTCTACCTACAGCTAGACCTGATCCATTCAAAGTATGAGCTAAATGAAGCTTACCATTTTCATCACGATAACGAATTAAGCTACGACGAGCTTGGAAATCTGTACAGTTTGAACAGCTTGAAATTTCACGATATTTATCTTGAGCTGGCATCCATACTTCAAGGTCATAAGTTTTAGCACTAGTAAAACTTGCATCCCCAGTTGAAAGGGCAACAACATGATATGGTAAGCCGAGCTTTTGAAGTAAATGTTCAGCATTATGCGTTAATTTTTCCAATTCATCCCATGAACTGTCTTCATCAACAATTTTTACCATTTCAACTTTTCTAAATTCGTGCATTCTAATCAATCCACGAGTGTCACGTCCTGCAGATCCCGCTTCACTTCTAAACGCTGGAGAGAATGCAGTAACATTAATTGGTAATTGCTTTGCATCTAAAATCTTGCCACGGAAGTAGTTAACTAATGGAACTTCTGCAGTTGGAATTAAAGTTAAATCACGTGGCTTATCAGGATCATCATTATCAACAATTGTATAAACATCTTCAGTGAATTTAGGGAATTGACCAGTTCCTTGCATAGAAGCATCATTTACCAAGTATGGTGGGATCACTTCAGTATAACCATCTTTAGTATTTTCATCTAAGAAGAAATTTGAAACTGCACGCTCAAGTAAGGCACCAGCACCTTTATAGTAAACAAAACGGGCGCCTGAAACCTTAGCAGCAGTATCCCAGTCTAAAATATTTAATTCAGTACCAATTTCCCAGTGAGGCTTTGGTTCAAAATCAAACTTAGTTGGTTCATTCCATTTACGAACCTCTTCGTTATAGCTTTCATCTGGTCCAATAGGATCTGAATCTGCTGGGAAGTTAGGTAAACGAAGTAAAATATACTTTTGTTTTTGAGTAAGGTCTTCTACTTCTTTATCTAAATCCTTAATTTCTTTTCCGACTTCACGCATTGTCTTAATAGCATCGCTGGCGTCTTCTTTATTACGCTTAGCTTGTGCAATTTGATCGGATACTTCATTACGCTTTTGCTTTAATTGCTCGCTCTTAGTTAAAGCCTCACGTCTTTCTTTATCAATAGCCACTAATTTGTCTAATTCTTCTGGCTTTATTCCACGTGTAGCTAATTTCTTCTTTGACCAGTCTAAATTCTCTCGAATTACCTTTATGTCTAACATATTTCCTCCTTAAAATAAAAAAAGCCAATTCATCCCTCTTACTGGGACGAATCGACTTACACGGTTCGCGGTACCACCCAAATTTGGTTAAAAATACCACACTCAAAAAAGCGATAACGGTGCTAACCGTGTAGAATTACCTACCCAATACTCGAAATCTGGAAACGACTTTTTACTCATTCACACCAGCCATGAGCTCTCTGAAATTAGTCTTAGGATTTCATGTTTATCTGCATTATATCATGCCAATCCTGTGGTGTTAACAAATAATATTTTTCTTGATAATTAAAAAGCGAAGAAATCATTGAATAATCAGTTGTATAAACATATCTAAAACCTAGTTTTTTTAGCAATCTTTGTGAGTTTTCATTAGAAACAAAGGTTCCGGCCCAAATTTGATTTTGGTGTAATTTTTCAAAAGCAAAATTGATTATCAGCTTCAAAGCCTCTGTCATTAATCCTTGATGCCAATAATTTTTATCTAATAAAAAGCCTAAATCTTTTGTCATCAATAAACCGTTATATTCATCTAATCCACGTTCATATAACTCAACTAATCCTATTAAGCGACTATTTTCTTTCAATACTATTCCATAACTATATGGCCTTTCCCTATATTGACAAATGCTTTTTTGAGCAGCAGTTAAATCTTCTAGATATTGATAACCAGCACTTTTATGATAAACACTATCTTGACCCCACTTGAGTAATGTGGGCGCATCCCTTGTCTCAATTTTTCTTAAAATAATTCGTTTACTTTCAAGCATTACTTGCCTACTAACTTTACTAACCATTTAGCGCCATAAACTAATCCCAAGCTATAAGCTGCAATTGTCCAAGGTTTTCCTAATAAAATTATCCATAAATATGTCGAAAATTTCATTTCAGTTAAACCAGCTATCATACAAAGAATATCGTCTGGCGCCATTGGCGCAATAATACACAAAGCAAAGAACCAATTAAATTTTTTCTGATTTGCTGTCCACTTCATGTATTTTTCATATGTTTTTTCAGAAACCAAATGCAAAATAAACGGACGACCATAATGTCTAGCTAAAAAGAATAAAATGATCGAGCCCAGACAAATTCCTACATAGTTATAAA of the Lactobacillus gasseri ATCC 33323 = JCM 1131 genome contains:
- the serS gene encoding serine--tRNA ligase, producing the protein MLDIKVIRENLDWSKKKLATRGIKPEELDKLVAIDKERREALTKSEQLKQKRNEVSDQIAQAKRNKEDASDAIKTMREVGKEIKDLDKEVEDLTQKQKYILLRLPNFPADSDPIGPDESYNEEVRKWNEPTKFDFEPKPHWEIGTELNILDWDTAAKVSGARFVYYKGAGALLERAVSNFFLDENTKDGYTEVIPPYLVNDASMQGTGQFPKFTEDVYTIVDNDDPDKPRDLTLIPTAEVPLVNYFRGKILDAKQLPINVTAFSPAFRSEAGSAGRDTRGLIRMHEFRKVEMVKIVDEDSSWDELEKLTHNAEHLLQKLGLPYHVVALSTGDASFTSAKTYDLEVWMPAQDKYREISSCSNCTDFQARRSLIRYRDENGKLHLAHTLNGSGLAVGRTVAAILENYQNEDGTVNVPEALQPYMHGMKVITKEPKFGE
- a CDS encoding TVP38/TMEM64 family protein, which gives rise to MSTKTSRKLINILTIVTTIILVLLSIYWYRLGIFTSQEKMKAYLANKQIIGPLIFTLIQIIQVVIPIIPGGVSLLGGVIFFGPIWGFIYNYVGICLGSIILFFLARHYGRPFILHLVSEKTYEKYMKWTANQKKFNWFFALCIIAPMAPDDILCMIAGLTEMKFSTYLWIILLGKPWTIAAYSLGLVYGAKWLVKLVGK
- a CDS encoding GNAT family N-acetyltransferase, translated to MLESKRIILRKIETRDAPTLLKWGQDSVYHKSAGYQYLEDLTAAQKSICQYRERPYSYGIVLKENSRLIGLVELYERGLDEYNGLLMTKDLGFLLDKNYWHQGLMTEALKLIINFAFEKLHQNQIWAGTFVSNENSQRLLKKLGFRYVYTTDYSMISSLFNYQEKYYLLTPQDWHDIMQINMKS